One stretch of Ornithinimicrobium ciconiae DNA includes these proteins:
- a CDS encoding RpiB/LacA/LacB family sugar-phosphate isomerase produces the protein MRVVIGSPGNGAALKDAIKEFLQSDGRVSEVVDLSEADISYPEVSFRAAHAVVDGTADRAVLVCGTGVGTAIAASKVKGARAATAHDLVTVRGAVENYDAQILCMGQNVIAPAYARILVDLWLDLRHDPSGFYGPKVREIAEFESRA, from the coding sequence ATGCGCGTAGTCATCGGTTCCCCGGGTAACGGGGCGGCCCTGAAGGACGCGATCAAGGAGTTCTTGCAGAGCGATGGGCGGGTCAGCGAGGTGGTTGACCTCTCTGAGGCGGATATCTCCTATCCCGAGGTGTCCTTTCGGGCCGCGCACGCGGTGGTTGACGGCACGGCGGACCGGGCGGTGCTGGTCTGCGGCACCGGTGTGGGCACCGCGATCGCCGCCAGCAAGGTCAAGGGTGCTCGCGCCGCGACCGCCCACGACCTGGTCACCGTCAGGGGAGCCGTCGAGAACTATGACGCGCAGATCCTGTGCATGGGACAGAACGTCATCGCGCCCGCTTATGCGCGGATCCTGGTGGACCTGTGGCTGGACCTGCGGCATGATCCGTCCGGCTTCTACGGACCGAAGGTGCGCGAGATCGCTGAGTTCGAGTCCCGTGCCTGA
- the ychF gene encoding redox-regulated ATPase YchF, whose amino-acid sequence MALTIGIVGLPNVGKSTLFNALTKNTVLAANYPFATIEPNIGVVPLADKRLDRLAEIFGSQRILPAPVSFVDIAGIVRGASEGEGLGNKFLANIREADAICQVVRAFVDDDVVHVDGRVSPKDDIETINTELVLADLQTLESAVPRLEKEVKGKKTDKSVLDTALAAQQVLEAGDTLFVKGAAAGVDMDLAKSLGLLTTKPFLYVFNLDEDGLTDTALHDELAALVAPAEAIYLNAKLEADLAELDEEEAAELLESVGVSEPGMLQLARVGFQNLGLQTYLTAGPKESRAWTIRVGSTAPQAAGVIHTDFQRGFIKAEVVSFEDLDAAGSMADARAAGKVRMEGKDYVMADGDVVEFRFNV is encoded by the coding sequence GTGGCACTCACTATCGGAATCGTTGGCCTGCCCAACGTCGGCAAGTCGACCCTCTTCAACGCACTGACCAAGAACACGGTGCTCGCCGCGAACTATCCGTTCGCGACGATCGAGCCCAATATCGGGGTGGTCCCGCTGGCTGACAAGCGGTTGGACCGCCTCGCCGAGATCTTTGGCAGCCAGCGGATTCTGCCCGCGCCGGTCAGCTTCGTGGACATCGCGGGCATCGTGCGGGGCGCCTCAGAGGGGGAGGGCCTGGGCAACAAGTTCCTGGCCAACATCCGTGAGGCGGATGCGATCTGCCAGGTGGTGCGCGCGTTCGTCGACGACGACGTGGTGCACGTCGATGGCCGAGTCAGCCCGAAGGACGACATCGAGACCATCAACACCGAGCTGGTGCTCGCCGACCTGCAGACCCTCGAGTCAGCCGTCCCCAGGCTCGAGAAGGAGGTCAAGGGCAAGAAGACCGACAAGTCCGTGCTCGACACCGCGCTGGCGGCCCAGCAGGTGCTGGAAGCCGGTGACACCCTCTTCGTCAAGGGTGCCGCTGCTGGGGTCGACATGGACCTGGCCAAGAGTCTGGGCCTGCTGACGACCAAGCCGTTCCTCTATGTCTTCAACCTGGACGAGGACGGCCTGACTGACACCGCCCTGCACGACGAGCTCGCCGCCCTGGTCGCGCCGGCCGAGGCGATCTATCTCAACGCCAAGCTCGAAGCCGACCTGGCCGAGTTGGACGAGGAGGAGGCAGCCGAGCTGCTCGAGTCCGTCGGGGTCAGCGAGCCGGGCATGCTCCAGCTGGCCCGCGTCGGTTTCCAGAACCTGGGTCTGCAGACCTATCTGACTGCCGGTCCCAAGGAGTCCCGGGCCTGGACGATCCGCGTCGGCTCGACCGCACCACAGGCCGCAGGTGTTATCCACACCGACTTCCAGCGCGGGTTCATCAAGGCCGAGGTCGTCTCCTTCGAGGATCTCGACGCCGCCGGCTCGATGGCCGATGCGCGGGCCGCCGGCAAGGTGCGTATGGAGGGCAAGGACTACGTGATGGCCGACGGTGATGTCGTGGAGTTCCGGTTTAACGTCTGA